One Choloepus didactylus isolate mChoDid1 chromosome 8, mChoDid1.pri, whole genome shotgun sequence DNA window includes the following coding sequences:
- the ATF1 gene encoding cyclic AMP-dependent transcription factor ATF-1 isoform X4: protein MCCSPPPHYPVAIAPNGALQLASPGTDGVQGLQTLTMTNSGSSQQGTTTILQYAQTSDGQQILVPSNQVVVQTASGDMQTYQIRTTPTASSLPQTVVMTSPVNLTSQTTKTDDPQLKREIRLMKNREAARECRRKKKEYVKCLENRVAVLENQNKTLIEELKTLKDLYSHKTV from the exons TTGCCATTGCCCCAAATGGAGCCTTACAGCTGGCCAGTCCAGGCACAGATGGAGTACAGGGACTTCAGACATTAACCATGACAAATTCAGGCAGTTCTCAGCAAGGTACAACAACAATTCTCCAGTATGCACAGACCTCTGATGGACAGCAAATACTTGTGCCCAGCAATCAGGTGGTGGTACAGA CTGCATCAGGAGATATGCAGACATATCAGATCCGTACCACACCGACTGCTTCTTCGTTGCCACAAACTGTGGTAATGACATCGCCTGTGAATCTTACATCTCAGACAACTAAGACAGATGACCCccaactgaaaagagaaataaggtTAATGAAAAACAG AGAGGCTGCTCGAGAATGtcggagaaagaagaaagaatatgtgaaaTGCCTGGAAAATCGAGTTGCAGTCctggaaaatcaaaataaaactttaatagaAGAGTTAAAAACTTTGAAGGATCTTTATTCCCATAAAACTGTTTGA